The following coding sequences lie in one Lolium perenne isolate Kyuss_39 chromosome 2, Kyuss_2.0, whole genome shotgun sequence genomic window:
- the LOC127337032 gene encoding uncharacterized protein isoform X1: MAAAGGSGGGGGGSRRHWLADDPGFRSVVLRKLTTRLNPYLEPRYAPGSQEAQRFVSKFEEEAFSGANSKEDYMRNISNKLLLFEKRRSEQMQRRRQSRSQLQQTNAPQALQGGNSSVMPEAVMMACPRPTSQPMTPITPGLVENQMQLGASQCQSQYPSRQLQATNFVGCSPTSVSKPAIQPNSQQNRLLGKNDSAIGRQQLTRMNQQTLGANQQEMDLQRYHILGAQQADASKMQVGQLGGKNNQQDSRLTDLLHSQFKASEPEHMARTLQQISAAQQSTFVCQNSQIPATVGSARECDVIEKMYCQIKSWKDAYYLQLVELEEKFRVPVLTEEQLLSLPGSKANSYRKKVDLKKQIRKILNFLQLRKSDVHEGLRLEFSKYEKYIHNLVDFIKKTKAHDGKMNIGYQLQNFGQQSAAINLTENVSLIAGDKSRQQKQPGDASILQSRQTTTARTSPDHQHNNHSHLLGITSPSSISSPGSLQSWSTSMLEYLTPSPVAKPGVAPDSPCAPVMSRFSKDVGSISDFLLHDNAAAPPPKTNSSNHVTPTKPMSASSLQTEIAAGQVEDQVRCRDRTSVTKKPIDRLIDAMRSSSPAALRSSANSIWSVLSIGDIVPPGKIGTILDCKSSQRQQFGGSNTVNKMKRVFNNTSSCSGSLLAGSFDNSCMSFECDASGSGSSSKRSIKRQKTKNANDALLEEIKSINSTLIDTVISMSGDCETDGFASCGGGTTLKLSYNAVSISRAVISLFATSEMSLVCPAKLFIPPDYPSSSPVLINDGGDEVLRKNSSAISVSLDVAFRHVLADLPEPRSIKEIARAWDACVRKAVTEFAQRQGGGTVSMMLGRWDRCAAA, translated from the exons GAAGACTACATGAGAAATATATCAAACAAGTTGCTCTTATTTGAGAAAAGAAGAAGTGAACAGATGCAACGACGAAGGCAGTCACGTAGCCAGTTGCAACAGACTAATGCACCTCAGGCTTTACAAGGAGGCAATTCTTCTGTAATGCCAGAGGCGGTGATGATGGCTTGTCCAAGGCCAACTTCTCAGCCTATGACACCTATAACTCCAGGGCTAGTGGAAAACCAGATGCAATTAGGAGCCAGTCAGTGTCAGAGCCAATACCCATCCAGGCAACTGCAGGCTACAAACTTTGTAGGTTGCAGCCCAACAAGTGTGTCAAAGCCAGCTATTCAACCAAATTCTCAGCAGAATCGCCTACTTGGCAAGAATGATAGTGCCATTGGTAGGCAGCAGCTGACAAGGATGAATCAGCAAACTTTGGGAGCCAACCAACAAGAGATGGACTTGCAAAGGTACCATATCCTTGGAGCACAACAGGCTGATGCCTCTAAGATGCAGGTCGGTCAGCTTGGAGGAAAGAATAATCAGCAGGATTCTAGGCTGACAGATCTACTACATTCACAGTTCAAGGCATCTGAACCTGAGCATATGGCTCGAACTCTACAACAGATTAGCGCTGCTCAACAGAGCACTTTTGTCTGTCAGAATTCTCAGATTCCAG CTACTGTTGGAAGTGCTAGAGAATGTGACGTAATAGAGAAAATGTATTGCCAG ATCAAGTCTTGGAAGGATGCGTATTATTTACAGCTTGTTGAATTGGAGGAAAAGTTTCGTGTTCCAGTACTAACAGAG GAACAATTGTTGTCACTACCTGGATCGAAAGCTAATTCATACAGAAAAAAAGTTGATCTCAAGAAGCAAATCAGAAAGATACTAAATTTTTTGCAGTTGAGGAAAAGTGATGTGCACGAGGGTTTAAGGTTGGAGTTCAGCAAGTACGAAAAATATATACATAATTTGGTGGATTTTATCAAGAAGACTAAAGCTCACGATGGAAAGATGAATATAGGATATCAGTTGCAGAATTTTGGTCAGCAGTCTGCAGCCATTAATCTTACTGAAAACGTATCCCTAATCGCTGGTGATAAAAG TAGACAACAAAAGCAACCTGGAGATGCAAGCATTTTGCAGTCAAGGCAAACAACTACAGCTCGAACATCACCagatcatcaacataacaatcacaGCCACTTGTTAGGAATAACAAGTCCTTCCTCGATCAGTTCACCAGGATCATTGCAATCTTGGTCTACCAGTATGCTTGAGTACTTGACCCCCTCACCAGTTGCCAAGCCAGGGGTAGCACCAGACTCACCCTGTGCTCCGGTGATGTCCAGATTCTCAAAGGACGTTGGCAGCATATCTGACTTTCTGTTGCATGATaatgcagcagcaccaccaccaaaaACAAATAGTTCTAACCATGTCACTCCTACTAAACCAATGTCAGCTTCATCACTTCAGACAGAGATAGCAGCTGGTCAAGTAGAGGATCAGGTGCGATGTAGGGACAGAACATCGGTGACTAAGAAGCCCATCGATCGTCTCATTGATGCG ATGAGGTCTTCATCACCAGCAGCGCTACGCAGCTCAGCTAATTCAATCTGGTCTGTTCTTAGCATCGGTGACATTGTTCCACCTGGGAAAATTGGCACAATTTTGGATTGCAAATCCTCTCAACGACAGCAGTTTGGTGGATCTAATACTGTGAACAAAATGAAGCGTGTATTCAATAATACATCATCATGCTCTGGATCGCTACTAGCAGGAAGTTTTGATAACAGTTGCATGTCATTTGAGTGCGATGCCTCTGGCTCTGGTTCGAGCAGCAAAAGAAGCATCAAGAGGCAGAAAacaaag AATGCTAATGATGCTCTCTtggaagagattaaatctattaacAGCACACTTATCGACACAGTGATCAGCATGTCTGGTGACTGTGAAACAGATGGGTTTGCCTCCTGCGGTGGCGGGACAACGTTGAAACTGTCTTACAACGCTGTGTCCATTTCACGTGCCGTAATATCACTCTTTGCAACATCTGAAATG TCGCTTGTCTGCCCCGCAAAGCTTTTTATCCCCCCAGATTATCCAAGTAGCTCTCCGGTACTTATTAATGACGGAGGAGATGAGGTGCTAAG GAAGAATTCCAGTGCCATCTCGGTCTCACTGGACGTGGCGTTCCGGCATGTCCTCGCTGACCTCCCGGAACCCCGATCAATCAAGGAGATAGCCAGGGCGTGGGATGCTTGTGTGCGGAAGGCTGTAACGGAGTTTGCGCAGCGGCAAGGCGGAGGGACGGTCAgcatgatgcttggccgttgggaTAGATGCGCTGCCGCATGA
- the LOC127330851 gene encoding gibberellin 3-beta-dioxygenase 1-like yields the protein MRVVPSDVMEEFHKEMRALGEKVLDMFYKALGLSADHIAGGEVERQIRDTMTATMRLNMYPKCPEPERAIGLAAHTDSVFFTFIMQNLVPGLQLLRRGPDRWVTVPAQPGALPVLIGDLFHVLTNGRFHNVLHRAVVNQDRERVSVAYLIGPPKDMKVAPLDAAIRQGSKAAFRVVTWPEYMVAREKTFWNDRAALKMLRVTEDEGDAELAQGMNK from the exons ATGCGTGTTGTACCCAGTGATGTGATGGAGGAGTTTCACAAGGAGATGAGGGCCCTCGGTGAGAAGGTGTTGGACATGTTCTACAAGGCGCTAGGGCTTAGCGCTGACCACATCGCCGGCGGCGAGGTGGAGCGCCAGATCCGCGACACGATGACGGCCACCATGCGCCTCAACAT GTACCCCAAGTGCCCAGAACCGGAGCGCGCGATTGGGCTCGCGGCGCACACGGACTCGGTCTTCTTCACGTTCATCATGCAGAACCTGGTGCCGGGGCTGCAGCTTCTCCGGCGTGGGCCTGATCGGTGGGTGACCGTGCCCGCCCAGCCTGGAGCGCTTCCTGTCCTGATCGGCGACCTCTTCCACGTCCTCACCAACGGCCGCTTCCACAACGTGCTTCACCGGGCCGTCGTTAACCAGGATCGCGAGCGCGTCTCCGTGGCTTACCTTATCGGCCCGCCGAAGGACATGAAGGTCGCTCCGCTCGACGCGGCCATTCGTCAGGGGAGCAAAGCTGCGTTCCGTGTCGTGACGTGGCCGGAGTACATGGTGGCAAGGGAGAAGACGTTCTGGAACGACCGGGCGGCTCTCAAAATGCTGCGGGTGACCGAGGATGAAGGAGATGCAGAGCTTGCCCAAGGAATGAATAAGTGA
- the LOC139835862 gene encoding gibberellin 3-beta-dioxygenase 1-like: MASVQNAATTIDFLAVNCVPESHVWTEQKDYPVVPESAGNDAVPVVDMADDTEGAIAAVAQAAEEWGGFLLVGHGVPIELLVRVEEQIKCLLARPAPDKERAARGGDFKNGYGVPPYALYFSKLMWSEGYTFSAANVRSEFRRIWPDGGDEYMRFWYGLVYYIHAYRFP, encoded by the coding sequence ATGGCGTCCGTCCAGAATGCCGCCACCACCATCGACTTCCTTGCAGTGAATTGCGTTCCGGAGTCGCACGTGTGGACTGAGCAGAAGGACTATCCGGTGGTGCCCGAGTCGGCAGGGAACGATGCGGTGCCTGTGGTTGACATGGCTGACGACACGGAGGGTGCCATCGCCGCCGTGGCGCAGGCTGCAGAGGAGTGGGGCGGGTTCCTGCTAGTCGGACACGGCGTGCCGATCGAGCTCCTGGTGCGTGTAGAGGAGCAGATCAAGTGCCTGCTCGCGCGCCCGGCTCCAGATAAGGAGCGAGCCGCGCGCGGTGGAGACTTCAAGAACGGCTACGGGGTGCCACCCTATGCGCTCTACTTCTCCAAGCTGATGTGGTCGGAGGGATACACCTTCTCCGCCGCCAACGTCCGCTCGGAGTTCCGGCGGATCTGGCCCGACGGCGGTGATGAGTACATGCGCTTTTGGTACGGACTAGTTTACTACATCCATGCATATCGATTTCCGTGA
- the LOC127337032 gene encoding uncharacterized protein isoform X2 yields the protein MAAAGGSGGGGGGSRRHWLADDPGFRSVVLRKLTTRLNPYLEPRYAPGSQEAQRFVSKFEEEAFSGANSKEDYMRNISNKLLLFEKRRSEQMQRRRQSRSQLQQTNAPQALQGGNSSVMPEAVMMACPRPTSQPMTPITPGLVENQMQLGASQCQSQYPSRQLQATNFVGCSPTSVSKPAIQPNSQQNRLLGKNDSAIGRQQLTRMNQQTLGANQQEMDLQRYHILGAQQADASKMQVGQLGGKNNQQDSRLTDLLHSQFKASEPEHMARTLQQISAAQQSTFVCQNSQIPATVGSARECDVIEKMYCQIKSWKDAYYLQLVELEEKFRVPVLTEEQLLSLPGSKANSYRKKVDLKKQIRKILNFLQLRKSDVHEGLRLEFSKYEKYIHNLVDFIKKTKAHDGKMNIGYQLQNFGQQSAAINLTENVSLIAGDKRQQKQPGDASILQSRQTTTARTSPDHQHNNHSHLLGITSPSSISSPGSLQSWSTSMLEYLTPSPVAKPGVAPDSPCAPVMSRFSKDVGSISDFLLHDNAAAPPPKTNSSNHVTPTKPMSASSLQTEIAAGQVEDQVRCRDRTSVTKKPIDRLIDAMRSSSPAALRSSANSIWSVLSIGDIVPPGKIGTILDCKSSQRQQFGGSNTVNKMKRVFNNTSSCSGSLLAGSFDNSCMSFECDASGSGSSSKRSIKRQKTKNANDALLEEIKSINSTLIDTVISMSGDCETDGFASCGGGTTLKLSYNAVSISRAVISLFATSEMSLVCPAKLFIPPDYPSSSPVLINDGGDEVLRKNSSAISVSLDVAFRHVLADLPEPRSIKEIARAWDACVRKAVTEFAQRQGGGTVSMMLGRWDRCAAA from the exons GAAGACTACATGAGAAATATATCAAACAAGTTGCTCTTATTTGAGAAAAGAAGAAGTGAACAGATGCAACGACGAAGGCAGTCACGTAGCCAGTTGCAACAGACTAATGCACCTCAGGCTTTACAAGGAGGCAATTCTTCTGTAATGCCAGAGGCGGTGATGATGGCTTGTCCAAGGCCAACTTCTCAGCCTATGACACCTATAACTCCAGGGCTAGTGGAAAACCAGATGCAATTAGGAGCCAGTCAGTGTCAGAGCCAATACCCATCCAGGCAACTGCAGGCTACAAACTTTGTAGGTTGCAGCCCAACAAGTGTGTCAAAGCCAGCTATTCAACCAAATTCTCAGCAGAATCGCCTACTTGGCAAGAATGATAGTGCCATTGGTAGGCAGCAGCTGACAAGGATGAATCAGCAAACTTTGGGAGCCAACCAACAAGAGATGGACTTGCAAAGGTACCATATCCTTGGAGCACAACAGGCTGATGCCTCTAAGATGCAGGTCGGTCAGCTTGGAGGAAAGAATAATCAGCAGGATTCTAGGCTGACAGATCTACTACATTCACAGTTCAAGGCATCTGAACCTGAGCATATGGCTCGAACTCTACAACAGATTAGCGCTGCTCAACAGAGCACTTTTGTCTGTCAGAATTCTCAGATTCCAG CTACTGTTGGAAGTGCTAGAGAATGTGACGTAATAGAGAAAATGTATTGCCAG ATCAAGTCTTGGAAGGATGCGTATTATTTACAGCTTGTTGAATTGGAGGAAAAGTTTCGTGTTCCAGTACTAACAGAG GAACAATTGTTGTCACTACCTGGATCGAAAGCTAATTCATACAGAAAAAAAGTTGATCTCAAGAAGCAAATCAGAAAGATACTAAATTTTTTGCAGTTGAGGAAAAGTGATGTGCACGAGGGTTTAAGGTTGGAGTTCAGCAAGTACGAAAAATATATACATAATTTGGTGGATTTTATCAAGAAGACTAAAGCTCACGATGGAAAGATGAATATAGGATATCAGTTGCAGAATTTTGGTCAGCAGTCTGCAGCCATTAATCTTACTGAAAACGTATCCCTAATCGCTGGTGATAAAAG ACAACAAAAGCAACCTGGAGATGCAAGCATTTTGCAGTCAAGGCAAACAACTACAGCTCGAACATCACCagatcatcaacataacaatcacaGCCACTTGTTAGGAATAACAAGTCCTTCCTCGATCAGTTCACCAGGATCATTGCAATCTTGGTCTACCAGTATGCTTGAGTACTTGACCCCCTCACCAGTTGCCAAGCCAGGGGTAGCACCAGACTCACCCTGTGCTCCGGTGATGTCCAGATTCTCAAAGGACGTTGGCAGCATATCTGACTTTCTGTTGCATGATaatgcagcagcaccaccaccaaaaACAAATAGTTCTAACCATGTCACTCCTACTAAACCAATGTCAGCTTCATCACTTCAGACAGAGATAGCAGCTGGTCAAGTAGAGGATCAGGTGCGATGTAGGGACAGAACATCGGTGACTAAGAAGCCCATCGATCGTCTCATTGATGCG ATGAGGTCTTCATCACCAGCAGCGCTACGCAGCTCAGCTAATTCAATCTGGTCTGTTCTTAGCATCGGTGACATTGTTCCACCTGGGAAAATTGGCACAATTTTGGATTGCAAATCCTCTCAACGACAGCAGTTTGGTGGATCTAATACTGTGAACAAAATGAAGCGTGTATTCAATAATACATCATCATGCTCTGGATCGCTACTAGCAGGAAGTTTTGATAACAGTTGCATGTCATTTGAGTGCGATGCCTCTGGCTCTGGTTCGAGCAGCAAAAGAAGCATCAAGAGGCAGAAAacaaag AATGCTAATGATGCTCTCTtggaagagattaaatctattaacAGCACACTTATCGACACAGTGATCAGCATGTCTGGTGACTGTGAAACAGATGGGTTTGCCTCCTGCGGTGGCGGGACAACGTTGAAACTGTCTTACAACGCTGTGTCCATTTCACGTGCCGTAATATCACTCTTTGCAACATCTGAAATG TCGCTTGTCTGCCCCGCAAAGCTTTTTATCCCCCCAGATTATCCAAGTAGCTCTCCGGTACTTATTAATGACGGAGGAGATGAGGTGCTAAG GAAGAATTCCAGTGCCATCTCGGTCTCACTGGACGTGGCGTTCCGGCATGTCCTCGCTGACCTCCCGGAACCCCGATCAATCAAGGAGATAGCCAGGGCGTGGGATGCTTGTGTGCGGAAGGCTGTAACGGAGTTTGCGCAGCGGCAAGGCGGAGGGACGGTCAgcatgatgcttggccgttgggaTAGATGCGCTGCCGCATGA